Proteins from one Panicum virgatum strain AP13 chromosome 7K, P.virgatum_v5, whole genome shotgun sequence genomic window:
- the LOC120641149 gene encoding deoxymugineic acid synthase 1-D-like — translation MASPPGSAAARSPRIPAFPAGPGGGRPVPALGLGTFSYPPVEDDVRAAALAALGLGYRHLDAAAVYGSERAVGEAVAEAARRGVVASRAEVFVTTKVWCTQCHPDLVLPSLRESLRNLQMEYVDLYLVHWPMAVKPSKPHFPMKREDIVPLDLAGVWRAMEECHRLGLAKMIGISNFTTKKLKELLATAKIPPAVNQVELNPYWQQQKLIEFCKDKGIHVTAYSPLGGQFGSTVLQSKVLHEIAQARGKSVAQISLRWIYEQGASMVVKSWKQERLKENTEIFDWELSDEDRLKISQMPQHKVARVTGILCPEGVSSVDMAEVDVLET, via the exons atggcgTCGCCACcagggagcgccgccgctcgctccccCAGGATCCCGGCGTTCCCGGcgggccccggcggcgggcgcccGGTGCCGGCGCTGGGGCTCGGCACGTTCTCGTACCCGCCCGTGGAGGACGACGTCCGCGCCGCGGCCCTCGCCGCGCTGGGGCTCGGCTACCgccacctcgacgccgccgcggtcTACGGCTCCGAGCGCGCCGTCGGcgaggccgtggccgaggcggcgcggcgcggggtcgTGGCGTCCCGGGCGGAGGTGTTCGTCACGACCAAGGTGTGGTGCACGCAGTGCCACCCGGACCTCGTGCTCCCCTCGCTCAGGGAGAGCCTGAG GAACCTTCAGATGGAGTACGTTGATCTGTACCTGGTTCACTGGCCCATGGCTGTAAAGCCTAGCAAGCCCCACTTCCCTATGAAGAGGGAGGACATCGTGCCACTGGACCTGGCCGGCGTCTGGCGGGCAATGGAGGAATGCCATCGGCTGGGCCTTGCTAAGATGATCGGCATCAGCAATTTCACGACcaagaagctcaaggagctGCTTGCGACCGCAAAGATCCCCCCAGCAGTGAATCAG GTCGAACTAAATCCATATTGGCAGCAGCAGAAACTAATCGAGTTCTGCAAAGACAAGGGTATCCATGTGACTGCTTATTCTCCCTTGGGAGGCCAGTTTGGATCTACAGTACTACAGTCTAAGGTTCTACATGAGATTGCGCAGGCTAGAGGGAAATCGGTGGCTCAG ATTTCGCTGAGGTGGATCTACGAGCAAGGCGCGAGCATGGTGGTGAAGAGCTGGAAGCAGGAGAGGCTCAAGGAGAACACCGAGATCTTCGACTGGGAGCTCAGTGACGAGGACCGGCTGAAGATTAGTCAGATGCCACAGCACAAAGTGGCCAGAGTGACGGGAATCCTCTGCCCCGAAGGCGTCTCCAGCGTGGATATGGCCGAGGTCGATGTCCTCGAAACATAA